A DNA window from Zonotrichia albicollis isolate bZonAlb1 chromosome 2, bZonAlb1.hap1, whole genome shotgun sequence contains the following coding sequences:
- the GET1 gene encoding guided entry of tail-anchored proteins factor 1 isoform X2, giving the protein MRAEIQTMKQELATISMMDEFARYARLERKINKMTDKLKTHVKARTAQLAKIKWVINIVFYIVQAALMISLIWKYYSEPVTVLPSKWLAPLERLVAFPTGVPGGVGITCWLVVCNKVVAIMLHPFS; this is encoded by the exons ATGAGAGCAGAGATCCAGACCATGAAGCAGGAGCTTGCCACCATCAGCATGATGGACGAGTTCGCCAGATACGCGCGGCTGGAGAGGAAGATCAACAAAATGACTGACAAGCTCAAAACCCACG TGAAAGCACGAACTGCCCAATTAGCCAAAATAAAGTGGGTCATAAATATTGTATTCTACATAGTGCAG GCTGCCCTGATGATCTCTCTGATCTGGAAGTACTACTCTGAGCCCGTCACCGTGCTCCCCAGCAAGTGGCTGGCTCCCCTGGAGCGCCTGGTGGCCTTCCCCACAGGAGTGCCAG GAGGAGTGGGAATCACCTGCTGGCTCGTGGTCTGCAATAAAGTTGTGGCCATCATGCTGCACCCCTTCAGCTGA